Proteins from a single region of bacterium HR34:
- the cysS gene encoding Cysteine--tRNA ligase, translating into MKIYNTQTKTKEEFKPLDYPNVKIFVCGPTVYDKPHIGHARVYVVFDSFVKFLKHLGYKVFYIQNITDIDDKIINKANKEGVSFKEIAIRYEKEYFEAVKKLRIDSVDKYCRATEHMQEIISQVKRLLEKGFAYETDDGIYFDISKFKEYGKLSGRKEVKEEDAVSRIDESVKKRNKGDFALWKFSKEGEPFWESEFGKGRPGWHIEDTAITEKYFGPQYDIHGGGIDLIFPHHEAELTQMEALSGKSPFVKYWMHLGFLKIRGEKMSKSLGNFITIEDFIEKHGARVLRYFMLKSHYRSPIDFTEDLVFQAKKEIEKLDDFRARLEKVDGNVGGVSLNVKEVENNFVQSLEDDFNTPKAFGVLFDFVNEVNSLMDKGLLSKELSDKVLDFLNNIDTFLGFIYWEEEIPQEIIELVQKREELRRKGEWGEADKIREEIQRRGYTIKDTEKGPIVRKN; encoded by the coding sequence ATGAAAATTTACAACACCCAAACAAAAACAAAAGAAGAATTCAAGCCATTGGATTATCCTAATGTAAAAATTTTTGTTTGCGGCCCAACGGTTTATGACAAACCTCACATTGGGCATGCGAGGGTTTATGTTGTTTTTGACTCTTTTGTTAAATTTTTAAAACATCTCGGTTACAAAGTTTTTTATATTCAAAACATAACAGATATTGACGACAAAATAATTAATAAAGCCAACAAAGAGGGCGTTAGTTTTAAAGAGATAGCAATAAGATATGAAAAAGAGTATTTTGAAGCAGTAAAAAAACTTAGAATCGACAGTGTTGATAAGTATTGCAGAGCAACAGAACATATGCAGGAAATAATTTCGCAAGTGAAACGTCTTTTAGAAAAAGGTTTTGCTTATGAGACAGATGATGGAATTTATTTTGATATTTCAAAATTTAAGGAATACGGAAAATTGTCTGGAAGGAAGGAAGTTAAAGAAGAGGATGCTGTTTCAAGAATAGATGAATCTGTTAAAAAAAGAAACAAAGGAGACTTTGCTTTATGGAAATTTTCAAAAGAAGGTGAGCCTTTTTGGGAGAGCGAGTTTGGAAAAGGCAGACCTGGTTGGCATATAGAAGATACAGCAATAACAGAAAAATACTTTGGACCTCAGTATGATATTCACGGAGGAGGAATTGATTTAATTTTCCCGCACCATGAGGCAGAGTTAACGCAAATGGAGGCCTTGTCTGGAAAAAGTCCTTTTGTTAAGTATTGGATGCATCTTGGTTTTTTGAAAATTAGAGGAGAGAAAATGTCGAAAAGTTTGGGCAATTTTATAACTATTGAAGATTTCATTGAAAAGCATGGCGCCAGAGTCTTAAGATATTTTATGTTAAAAAGCCATTATAGAAGCCCTATTGATTTTACAGAAGATTTGGTTTTTCAGGCAAAAAAAGAAATTGAAAAGTTGGACGATTTTAGGGCAAGATTAGAAAAAGTTGATGGTAATGTTGGTGGGGTAAGTTTAAATGTAAAAGAGGTAGAGAATAATTTTGTGCAATCTTTAGAAGACGATTTCAACACACCAAAAGCATTTGGGGTTTTGTTTGATTTTGTAAATGAAGTAAATTCTTTAATGGATAAAGGGTTATTATCAAAGGAATTATCTGATAAAGTTTTAGATTTTCTTAATAATATAGATACTTTTTTAGGGTTTATTTATTGGGAAGAAGAAATACCACAAGAAATTATTGAGTTGGTGCAAAAGAGAGAAGAATTAAGAAGGAAAGGCGAGTGGGGCGAGGCTGATAAAATAAGAGAGGAAATACAAAGAAGAGGCTACACGATAAAAGACACAGAAAAAGGCCCAATAGTAAGGAAAAATTAA
- the dnaX_2 gene encoding DNA polymerase III subunit tau, whose translation MVISIYTKYRPQKFSDLIGQEIVANTLRNTVKMGLVSHAYLFAGPRGSGKTSTARILAKAVNCENPKDGEPCNKCKFCEEIKSGKAIDIIEIDAASNRGIEEIRELKENARYAPSFLKYKVFIIDESHQLTKEAVNALLKIVEEPPSHVIFIFATTDPQKMIETIISRCQRFDFKKLSISDIVKKLEYILKNENIPYEKDALEYIAVFAQGAMRDAEVLLEQIIYSLHEGEKITKDLVLNILGGVDPLFIKELFRTIVNKKFPKAIEILNSLVTKGYSAEDIAKNLINFLRVGLMLKVDGSLSLEDIPISVTSDDIEFIKSEIKNVNLRYLYNVLDLFLEALPKIKYAPVQQLPLELAILSIFDKEGENSGKQ comes from the coding sequence ATGGTTATATCGATATATACGAAATACAGACCTCAAAAGTTTTCAGATTTAATAGGGCAAGAAATAGTGGCTAACACTTTAAGGAATACTGTTAAAATGGGTTTGGTTTCTCACGCTTATTTATTTGCAGGGCCTCGGGGTTCTGGTAAAACAAGTACAGCGAGGATTCTTGCTAAAGCAGTAAACTGCGAAAACCCAAAAGATGGAGAACCTTGCAACAAGTGTAAGTTTTGCGAAGAAATAAAAAGTGGCAAAGCAATAGATATTATCGAAATAGATGCTGCTTCAAATAGAGGAATAGAAGAAATAAGAGAGTTGAAAGAAAACGCAAGATATGCTCCGTCTTTTTTAAAGTATAAAGTTTTTATAATAGACGAGTCCCACCAACTTACAAAGGAAGCAGTAAACGCCCTACTTAAAATTGTTGAAGAGCCGCCAAGCCATGTTATTTTTATTTTTGCTACAACAGACCCACAAAAAATGATTGAAACAATTATTTCAAGATGCCAAAGATTTGATTTTAAAAAACTATCAATAAGTGACATCGTCAAAAAATTAGAATACATTCTTAAAAATGAAAATATTCCTTATGAAAAAGATGCTTTAGAGTATATTGCTGTTTTTGCGCAAGGAGCGATGAGAGACGCCGAAGTTTTATTAGAGCAAATTATTTATTCTTTGCACGAGGGCGAAAAAATAACAAAAGATTTAGTTTTAAATATATTAGGTGGCGTAGACCCGCTTTTTATAAAAGAACTTTTCAGGACAATAGTTAATAAAAAGTTTCCAAAAGCAATAGAAATTTTAAATTCTTTGGTTACTAAAGGTTATTCTGCAGAAGATATTGCAAAAAACTTAATAAACTTTTTAAGAGTTGGGTTGATGTTAAAAGTAGATGGAAGTTTATCGTTAGAAGATATTCCAATATCTGTTACCAGCGATGATATAGAATTCATAAAAAGCGAGATAAAAAATGTAAACTTGAGATATTTATATAATGTTTTAGATTTGTTTTTGGAAGCGTTGCCAAAAATTAAATACGCGCCAGTTCAGCAACTTCCCTTAGAACTTGCCATTTTAAGTATTTTTGATAAAGAAGGAGAGAACAGTGGCAAGCAATAA
- the guaB gene encoding Inosine-5'-monophosphate dehydrogenase, protein MDIKIRDIKNYLEPITKKTPTCYPEDSLDRALSRTTSSHESVLVLDENKNIIGIVSPYLALFKSRLPFTAQVKSAMIKPPNITPNTLLTKVAELMLAHRTISFPIFEGENANYLITADGIMKFILDSDLIGVIGKYIKIQKPVIVQTTTTAKKVYQIMKNENASRVLLVNKYGTLKGIVTRKDIFPYLTKPTTKQRVKTGGTSKSPNARNAKSSMFSFELTGRLEFPISAIAKTPLHIHEKEPIEKIIERLLTSDYKSIVLTDEQEKPTGIISIRNVIEALTQLKPEEVIKIDIRNQAEIPEQDIDFVFNKLQAIAKSLNKMNSVKDIFLRIVKDRNAAGRAQFFEMSCSIRFFSGDEIFAKITTRNYKRDLTQLKEKIRKEAEKKFKK, encoded by the coding sequence ATGGACATAAAAATAAGAGATATCAAAAATTATTTGGAGCCGATAACTAAAAAAACTCCAACGTGCTATCCTGAAGATAGTTTAGACAGGGCTCTATCAAGAACAACAAGTTCGCATGAATCGGTTTTAGTTTTAGATGAAAATAAAAACATAATCGGGATAGTATCACCATATCTGGCGCTATTTAAATCAAGGCTGCCTTTCACAGCGCAAGTAAAATCAGCAATGATAAAGCCTCCAAACATCACTCCAAATACTCTTCTAACAAAAGTTGCAGAACTCATGTTAGCCCATAGAACAATATCTTTCCCTATTTTTGAAGGAGAAAATGCAAATTATCTAATAACAGCAGATGGTATTATGAAGTTTATTTTAGACAGCGACTTAATTGGTGTTATAGGCAAATATATAAAAATCCAGAAACCTGTTATTGTGCAAACTACCACCACTGCGAAAAAAGTTTATCAAATTATGAAAAATGAAAACGCTTCAAGAGTTCTGCTTGTTAACAAATACGGAACATTAAAAGGAATTGTAACAAGAAAAGACATATTCCCATACTTAACAAAACCAACAACAAAACAAAGAGTAAAAACAGGCGGTACATCAAAATCACCCAACGCTAGGAATGCTAAAAGTTCTATGTTTAGCTTTGAACTAACAGGAAGATTAGAATTTCCAATAAGTGCTATAGCAAAAACTCCTCTCCATATTCACGAAAAAGAGCCAATAGAAAAAATAATAGAAAGACTTTTAACATCAGATTACAAAAGCATAGTTCTAACGGACGAACAAGAAAAACCAACAGGGATAATTTCAATTAGAAATGTAATAGAAGCTTTAACTCAATTAAAGCCAGAAGAAGTTATTAAAATAGATATAAGAAATCAAGCCGAAATACCAGAACAAGATATTGATTTCGTTTTTAACAAACTCCAAGCAATTGCAAAATCACTAAACAAAATGAATTCTGTAAAAGATATATTTTTAAGAATAGTAAAAGACAGAAACGCTGCTGGAAGGGCTCAGTTTTTTGAAATGTCCTGCTCTATAAGGTTCTTCTCAGGAGATGAAATATTCGCCAAAATCACTACGCGCAATTATAAAAGAGATCTAACGCAACTTAAAGAAAAAATAAGAAAAGAAGCTGAGAAAAAGTTTAAAAAGTAA
- the ppa gene encoding Inorganic pyrophosphatase produces MNISKLPAGELPDKINVFIEIPQGSFVKYERDEESGFIFVDRFMFTSMSYPFNYGFVPNTKAKDGDPVDVLVISSYSVVPGTVIKSRVIGMLEMEDEEGIDNKIIALPIEKVDPFYAHIKDVDDLPQAIKDKIKHFFERYKELEKGKWVRVNKFLGKDEAVKEIEQAF; encoded by the coding sequence ATGAATATTTCAAAATTGCCAGCAGGAGAACTGCCAGATAAAATAAATGTTTTTATAGAAATACCGCAAGGGTCTTTTGTAAAATATGAGAGAGATGAAGAATCAGGTTTTATTTTCGTTGACAGATTTATGTTTACTTCTATGAGTTATCCTTTTAATTATGGTTTTGTGCCGAACACCAAAGCAAAAGACGGCGATCCAGTGGATGTTTTGGTTATAAGTTCTTATAGCGTGGTGCCAGGGACTGTTATAAAAAGCAGAGTTATTGGAATGTTAGAAATGGAAGACGAAGAGGGAATAGATAATAAAATTATAGCTCTGCCAATAGAAAAGGTTGATCCTTTTTACGCCCACATAAAAGATGTTGACGATTTACCACAAGCAATAAAAGATAAAATAAAGCATTTTTTTGAAAGATATAAAGAGCTTGAAAAAGGCAAATGGGTGAGAGTTAATAAATTTCTTGGTAAAGATGAGGCTGTAAAGGAAATAGAGCAGGCTTTTTAA
- the ftsZ_2 gene encoding Cell division protein FtsZ yields the protein MKARRKIKTKKVKVLPKKGKKVKLKDSSELEFVRLPYIRFIGVGGGAGSILDEVSKYISKNPKIKSKVEFYCINSDRQALKSLSSRVRKVLIGEKITGGFGTGGDTKLAEQIANQDIKKIEQVIDNRDFFVVVSCLGGGFSSGALPVLLKNIKEKKKKSIGIFTMPFAFEGQKRMTVAKKALNEAKDFVNAFTPIYNEKIFDFIDKNTPLTMAFSMINRKLAENLEGFLEMIYLPGLINIDFADLNTTVSGTGQLFYLYSIVFDDMASLEKFSESSFFVKINKYSLQSHEKFVPEKILFNITADESLKLYDVSSISNIIIRENPRAKVIFGISYNKKMKSKVRLTIILVGRLKEVLNQAEKKKVEIISQNSGENLDTAKNKKESNGASKIEKVEKTKSKKQVDQKVKRKKAKNKKNQDKKTAKKVKVKKNKVGDKKEIKNKTASIKRTSKKDLFQKPEAKINKSIIQKKRRTPLDVKEIRELENKTIEEQENKWDIPAFLLNNEVKKDDK from the coding sequence ATGAAAGCTAGAAGAAAAATAAAAACAAAAAAGGTTAAAGTTTTACCTAAGAAAGGTAAAAAAGTAAAATTAAAAGATTCTTCAGAATTGGAATTTGTAAGACTACCTTATATTAGGTTTATTGGTGTTGGCGGTGGGGCAGGTTCTATTTTAGATGAAGTGTCAAAATATATAAGCAAAAATCCTAAAATAAAATCAAAGGTTGAGTTTTATTGCATAAATTCAGACAGGCAAGCCTTGAAATCTTTATCTTCAAGGGTAAGAAAGGTTTTGATTGGTGAGAAAATCACAGGGGGTTTTGGAACCGGAGGAGATACAAAACTTGCAGAACAAATTGCAAATCAAGATATTAAAAAGATAGAACAGGTAATTGATAATAGAGATTTTTTTGTGGTTGTTAGTTGTTTGGGAGGTGGTTTCAGTAGCGGCGCTTTACCAGTTTTGTTAAAGAATATAAAAGAAAAAAAGAAAAAATCAATTGGTATTTTTACTATGCCATTTGCTTTTGAGGGCCAAAAAAGAATGACAGTTGCAAAAAAGGCGTTAAATGAGGCAAAGGATTTCGTGAATGCCTTCACGCCTATATACAACGAGAAAATATTCGATTTTATAGACAAAAATACTCCTTTAACAATGGCTTTTTCAATGATTAACAGAAAATTGGCAGAAAATCTAGAAGGATTTTTGGAGATGATTTATTTGCCTGGGTTAATAAACATAGACTTTGCAGATTTAAACACAACAGTTAGCGGAACTGGGCAATTGTTTTATTTATACTCAATAGTTTTTGATGATATGGCGAGTTTAGAAAAGTTTTCTGAATCTTCTTTTTTTGTAAAAATTAACAAATATTCTTTACAGTCTCACGAAAAATTTGTTCCCGAAAAGATTCTTTTTAATATTACTGCCGACGAATCTTTAAAACTTTATGATGTAAGTAGTATAAGTAACATAATAATCAGAGAAAACCCAAGGGCAAAAGTTATCTTTGGGATTTCTTATAATAAAAAAATGAAAAGTAAAGTTAGATTAACAATTATTTTAGTTGGCAGGTTAAAAGAAGTACTCAATCAGGCTGAAAAGAAAAAAGTTGAGATTATTTCTCAAAATAGTGGTGAAAATTTAGATACAGCGAAAAACAAAAAGGAATCCAACGGTGCTTCAAAAATAGAAAAGGTTGAAAAAACAAAAAGTAAAAAGCAAGTAGACCAAAAAGTGAAAAGGAAAAAAGCGAAAAACAAAAAAAACCAAGACAAAAAAACAGCGAAAAAAGTAAAGGTTAAAAAAAACAAGGTTGGTGACAAAAAGGAAATAAAAAATAAAACAGCGTCTATTAAAAGAACGTCTAAGAAAGATTTATTTCAAAAACCAGAAGCTAAAATAAATAAATCTATAATACAGAAGAAAAGGAGAACACCTTTAGATGTAAAAGAAATAAGAGAATTAGAAAACAAAACAATAGAAGAGCAGGAAAACAAATGGGACATACCCGCTTTTTTATTAAATAACGAAGTTAAAAAAGATGATAAATAA